In a genomic window of Pieris brassicae chromosome 7, ilPieBrab1.1, whole genome shotgun sequence:
- the LOC123711928 gene encoding serine protease inhibitor 3/4-like, which produces MIFLIITIYIFQYITFGICDPDEFSSSLVPSKLLIHFNKSLVVSPLSLRLPLCKFASVAQGDVKVELLQFLGYKNVNMINSSYRNLDVFLTHLKRIDFVMANHIYLNYSKGYIGTLSKPAFGVEVQKVSFIYPKAATIYINKMIDRVTFKRLSDVLVKEDITKDTSMLLINAAYLTATWEVPFNILHTKHNMKFRCYNQSTVFVPMMFKSEEVLYVDDDLNKIKVINMKLASPGVSMTFVIPEDWKSLQDFLRNLLRPNYFRTIKKRMRMEFLNIAIPRFKLKTLVDWTDTLQKVGLKKLFDKNSTGLNNMLINEATNNPLHISKVKQKNFIEVNEMGAYRIITPESHYSKMPLLRPTLEAIADRPFYFTVTLHCDRSHIILYFFLG; this is translated from the exons atgatttttttaattataa caatatatatttttcaatacattACGTTTGGTATCTGTGATCCTGATGAATTTAGTTCAAGCTTGGTCCCT agTAAACTTCTGATCCACTTTAACAAGAGCCTAGTAGTGTCGCCACTTTCACTTCGACTTCCACTGTGTAAGTTTGCTTCTGTCGCGCAAGGAGACGTAAAGGtagaattattacaatttttggGATACAAAAACGTCAATATG ATAAATTCGAGTTATCGTAATCTTGATGTATTTCTCACACACTTGAAGCGTATAGACTTCGTAATGGCtaaccatatttatttaaactattctAAAGGCTATATAGGTACCCTATCAAAACCTGCCTTTGGCGTGGAGGTACAGAAAGTTAGTTTTATCTACCCCAAAGCCGCAAccatttatattaacaaaatg ATCGATCGTGTAACGTTCAAGCGTCTATCTGATGTTTTAGTCAAGGAAGATATTACTAAAGATACATCTATGTTACTAATTAATGCTGCATACctaaca gcaACCTGGGAAGTTCCATTCAACATATTGcatacaaaacataatatgaaatttcGGTGTTACAATCAAAGTACAGTGTTCGTACCTATGATGTTCAAGAGCGAGGAAGTGTTATATGTAGACGatgatttgaataaaataaag gTGATTAACATGAAACTTGCCAGTCCCGGAGTATCAATGACGTTTGTAATACCTGAAGACTGGAAGAGCCTTCAAGACTTTCTTCGGAATTTATTGAGACCCAACTACTTTAGGACTATCAAAAAGAGGATGCGAATGGAATTTCTAAACATTGCGATACCCAGATTTAAGTTAAAGACCTTGGTAGATTGGACGGATACCTTGCAGAAG GTGggattaaaaaaactatttgataaaaatagtaCAGGACTGAATAACATGTTGATAAACGAGGCCACTAACAATCCCCTGCATATAAGTAAAGTGAAACAAAAGAACTTCATTGAAGTTAATGAGATGGGCGCATATCGGATTATTACCCCAGAAT CACATTACAGTAAGATGCCACTTCTTCGGCCAACTTTAGAAGCCATCGCCGATCGACCATTTTATTTCACTGTCACTCTTCACTGTGATAGGTCCCacataatattgtactttTTTTTAGGTTAA